The Acidipropionibacterium virtanenii DNA segment GACTCGATAGTGATTCCGTGCCGGATCCCCATTCCAATGAGTGTACGCATGATCATATCTCGCTAGATCGCCAGCAGGCTCATAAGCGGTTACGGGGATAGCGTCGCCAACCAATCGCTCGAGATCAACAGATGACCAGTCTCGATTGTTCTTCATTTCCTTGTTTGGAATCTGGTAAAAAGGGTTCGATATAAACAGATGAGGACCCTGAAGAATAACATCGTCCCAACCCGCTGGCACACCCCACCCCTGGATGAAGTACCCTCTCGTACGGTCGTTCTTCTCGTGCCATCCCGGCGAGAACCGCAATCCAAGCGAACCGATGCGGTCTGCGTGAGCGAGCCTCGCCAGCACATCGGCGATGCCGCGGTTCACCGTGTACACCATCCGGGAGCGCCTCGCCGACGTCTCAGGGCTCTCCAGCAGATCACGCCAGATGGTCAGCGTCTCATCCGTGACCCGTTGAATACGGGACCGATGTGGTCGAGTGTCCCAATGGCCTTGGAACTTGAACCCCGGCTCATCCCCACCACCATTGTGGCGGTATGAATTCTCCACAGTGTTCGGCATGTAAATCGCTGTTGCTTGATCAAACGACACCGATCTTCCGGGGGTTCCATAGACATTCACGCCAAATGTCTTTTCATTCTGAATCTCAAAGAGCTTCATCTCATTGATAAACTGCCAATGACGACGGAGTCTAACATAACACTCATTACGTAGAGTTCCCGCCTTCTCGTCAGTGAAATGGGTGTCGAGATGAATAAGGGAACTTACCCCTCGGACCGACTCGTGTGCCCACACCTGCGACATGAAGCATCGGTACAGATCTGGCTGAAGACCTTCCAATACCGGATAATTTGTGGGATCCCCGACGAATCCGGACGTTCCTCCGATGTCCCCCACTCCGTCGGCGACGCTGTCGATCATTCCTTCGTGACTCAGTGTCAGCTCACGTCTGGAGTCTCGTGCCGCTTCTGATGGCTTGTGTTCGAGCATCCACCACGGATCTCCCTCCGCCAGCAGAGCATCCAAGTCGAGGATGGGCCTTACCCACGGAGGGTTTCCGAGCTGGAGGTCGAAGCCTCCCTTCCCGAAGACGGTGGCGAAGTCGAGCTGCCAGTGGAAGAAGCCCTGCTGGGCCGCGACGCGCTCGCACTCCCCTAGCCACGGATGCTCGGCGACCACATCCGATACATGCGGCGCGGCTCCGGCACCGGCGAGTTCGAAGTTCTCCTGATCGGCGAGGCCTTCCCACTCGTTGGCCGGGGCCAGGCTCTCCGCCCCGCGCTCGGCAGCCTTGCGTGACCTGTTGCTCTGCGTCCCGAGGATCTGCTCGGCGACGGCCAGCCACTCGTCGAACTCAGGCGGCGTCACCGATGTCGTCAGAGGCCAGAACCACAGGGCACACCAGGCATCCATCACACGGCGCAGCCGCTGGTAGGCGCCGTCGGGATCGGACAGACTCTGCTCGATCTGCTCCCTGGTCACGTAGGTCTTGGGCGCGTTCTTCGGTTCCTGCCCCCAGAGCGGGATATCCCTGCGTGTCTGCTGCTTGGCGATGGTGAGGCGACGGTAGGCCATCGTCCACAGCTCTTCGACCTGGTAGCCGAGATCAATGAGCCGGTCCACCTCCTTCTTGGTGGGCTTTGCTGTGGCGCGGCGTCGCCAGGCCTTGATGGCCTTGACGGTGTCGGGAACGAGCTTCTTGGCCTCCTTGGACGCCGCGGTCGAGCCCCAGCCAGCAGCCGGCATGAGCCAATGCGGGATCCTCCCGGCGGCCTCGGTGAGCCCGTCTCGGTCGCCGTTGACGATGGCGTCAATATCAGTGAGCGCCACATCGGTGGGCGGCATCGTCAACCAGGACTTGCTCATGATCTGGTCGCGCCGGTACACGGCTCGTCGGGCCCCGATCAATGAATTGCCGCGACGCAGGTGCAGGCCGAACCAGGGGGCCTGCAATCCCTTGGCCATCGACGACAGCCACAGAGTGATCTCGGCGAATTCCACGGCGGTGGCGTTGAGATCCACCCCGTAGACCTGGTGCAGGGCGATGGAGGCCTTCACCTTCTGCAGTTCCTGCGGGTACTCCTCCGGGTCAATGCGCTCGCCCAGTTCGTTCTGTCTGCGTTCCAGATACTGTTCGGCGAGCTGGTTCACGGCCTCGATCGCGAATGCGCCCGAGCCCAGTGCGGGCTCGCAGATGGTGAGATCAAGGATCGTGTCGGCCGGCGTCGTCAGATCATCCTGATCCAGGAGCTCTTCCAGGGCCTGACCGACGGTGAACCGGGTGAGGACCTCCGGTGTGTAGTAGGAGGCCGACTGCTGACGCTCCCGGCCCGAGAGCCGGAAGACGAATTCGCCCTTGCTGTAGCGGCGCGGGACACGCTCGCCGGTGTCGGGATCGTCGACCATGACGAAGTCCTTCTCGGCGATGCTGTCGGCCCGGTCGATCGGCACCACCCAGGAGCCCTTACTCGGGTCGCCGTCGTGGGCCACCTCATACAGCTCCTCTGTGGCGAAGAACCCCGTGTAGCTCATGAGGCCCTCGTAGACGGCACCGAGCTGGTTGATACCGAGCTCCACGTAGGAGATGAAGCCGCGTTCGCGTCCCTTCTTCTCCTTGGTGAGCAACAGCATCGCGAGCACCGTCTGGAGTGCCTCGTTGCCCAGGCCGACGTCGTCGATGAGCGCGGTGGCCTCGCGCTTGAAGAGGTCGGCGCGCAAGCTCTGGAACTCCAGGCCCTGGAGCTCGCCGGACTCGTCGTCGCCCTGAGCCTCATCGGTCTTGGCGGCGCCGGCGTCATGCCCGTGGTCGATGAGCCCGAAGAGCGTGCCGAGGGACTGGTAGATGTGTGTGCCCTGTTTGGAGCGCTGGCTGGTGAGCTTCACCTGGAGCAGGTCGCGCAGACGATCCACCGAGTAGCCCGCCTCATACTCGGGAGCGCCCACCGGCAGAATGCCGAGCTGTGGGGAGGCCTCGGCATAGAGCAGGAAGAGGATGCGGTAGAGGAATCGCAGGGCCTGGTTGGCCAGCCGCTGGGCCTGATCGTCGGTCAACGGATCCAGGTTCATTGTGCGGTGCCGGTTCACCACCTCGTTGGCGATGACCTCGATGCTGGTGCGCACACCCTCGCGCAGATCGGCGGAGACGCCGACGGTGTGTTTCGTGGAATCCTCGAGGGTCTCGGACCACCAGATTGTGCCATCCTGATCTGGCGCCAGGGATTCGGCGTCAATGCAGGTGATCGCCGTATCGAGTTCGCCGGCTCGCTTGGTGTCGTTGCGGTCCAGGACGGTCTGAAGGTCGATGCCCAGATAGCGGCCCTGCTGCCATCTGGCGGCCTCGGCGACGACGAGCCAGCGCCCGGCCATCACCAACGCGAACTCGGCGGGATCACCGTCGCGAGGCGTGAAGAGCTGAGAGAGGGTCTTGGAGACCGAGGTGAGCGGGTCGCTCTCGTCATCGGGGGTCCACTCCGACAGGAGTGTCGGGGCGCCTTTGAGGAAGAGGTCCTCCAGGGTCTGGACAGGGACGGCGTCGACGATCGCCAAGGGGAATTCGGACAGGCCGTGGGCGGCGTAGCGGCGGACCGGGCTGTGAGATGTGGCTGAGGCGGCTGACGCTGGCGATGCGGAGGCGTCGTCGTGGTGGAATTCACCGGTCTCGTAGCCGAGCGCCGTGCGGAGATTCTCGTAAAGTTCGGCAGCCGTGCCGCGCAGGTCGTCGTCGATGAGCGCTGTCTGCGCGTCGCCATTGGTTCGTGTGGCCCCGTTGGTGAGGGCCTCGCCACTGGTGGCATCCGGGTAGAGAGCGCTCATCGCGGCAAGAAGATCGCGCCGGGTGCTGGTGATGGCGGACTTGGAGGTGGGTTCCTCGGAGGCGTCCCAGGCCTTGCGGCGTTCGAGGACTCTCTTGTGGAAGGTCTCGTTGGAGGCGTCGGAGGTGAAGTAGTGCTCGCTGATCCAGTCCTCGACCACGCGGAGGGCGTCGCTGGAGGCCATCTCACTCACCATCCTGGTTCTGGGCTGCCGGGGTGCTCTCGGGGACCACCACGAGCAATGGGCGGACCAGCCGCTGATCAGGCACCATCTCTGCGATGAGTGCCTTCTCCCGGTCCACAGCCACGCGACGGCGTTTCACGCTGGTGGTGCGCATGGGGAGCTGGTCGGCGGCGGCGGACCACTGGTCGACCTGCTGACTCCAGTTCTGGACGCGCTTCGTGGTGTCCTTCGTCATGGAATCGGCCACCAGACCGAGATACTTCTCGGCCTTTACCACCGCCTCGGGGATGAGGCTCCGGAGGCTCTCGACATCGGCGACACCGCCGGGATTGTTACGGCTCTGGCCGAAGCCGACCGCACGCAACATGTCGGCGCTGGAGTCGTGCGGCTGGGCTGTTGCGAGGGAGGCGAAGGGGTCGTCGGGGTTGTGGGGAACCGACATCCAGACCGCGCAGACCACCTGGCCGCGCTTGTTGGTCACCGTGCCGAGGGCGAGCACCGTC contains these protein-coding regions:
- a CDS encoding class I SAM-dependent DNA methyltransferase; amino-acid sequence: MSALYPDATSGEALTNGATRTNGDAQTALIDDDLRGTAAELYENLRTALGYETGEFHHDDASASPASAASATSHSPVRRYAAHGLSEFPLAIVDAVPVQTLEDLFLKGAPTLLSEWTPDDESDPLTSVSKTLSQLFTPRDGDPAEFALVMAGRWLVVAEAARWQQGRYLGIDLQTVLDRNDTKRAGELDTAITCIDAESLAPDQDGTIWWSETLEDSTKHTVGVSADLREGVRTSIEVIANEVVNRHRTMNLDPLTDDQAQRLANQALRFLYRILFLLYAEASPQLGILPVGAPEYEAGYSVDRLRDLLQVKLTSQRSKQGTHIYQSLGTLFGLIDHGHDAGAAKTDEAQGDDESGELQGLEFQSLRADLFKREATALIDDVGLGNEALQTVLAMLLLTKEKKGRERGFISYVELGINQLGAVYEGLMSYTGFFATEELYEVAHDGDPSKGSWVVPIDRADSIAEKDFVMVDDPDTGERVPRRYSKGEFVFRLSGRERQQSASYYTPEVLTRFTVGQALEELLDQDDLTTPADTILDLTICEPALGSGAFAIEAVNQLAEQYLERRQNELGERIDPEEYPQELQKVKASIALHQVYGVDLNATAVEFAEITLWLSSMAKGLQAPWFGLHLRRGNSLIGARRAVYRRDQIMSKSWLTMPPTDVALTDIDAIVNGDRDGLTEAAGRIPHWLMPAAGWGSTAASKEAKKLVPDTVKAIKAWRRRATAKPTKKEVDRLIDLGYQVEELWTMAYRRLTIAKQQTRRDIPLWGQEPKNAPKTYVTREQIEQSLSDPDGAYQRLRRVMDAWCALWFWPLTTSVTPPEFDEWLAVAEQILGTQSNRSRKAAERGAESLAPANEWEGLADQENFELAGAGAAPHVSDVVAEHPWLGECERVAAQQGFFHWQLDFATVFGKGGFDLQLGNPPWVRPILDLDALLAEGDPWWMLEHKPSEAARDSRRELTLSHEGMIDSVADGVGDIGGTSGFVGDPTNYPVLEGLQPDLYRCFMSQVWAHESVRGVSSLIHLDTHFTDEKAGTLRNECYVRLRRHWQFINEMKLFEIQNEKTFGVNVYGTPGRSVSFDQATAIYMPNTVENSYRHNGGGDEPGFKFQGHWDTRPHRSRIQRVTDETLTIWRDLLESPETSARRSRMVYTVNRGIADVLARLAHADRIGSLGLRFSPGWHEKNDRTRGYFIQGWGVPAGWDDVILQGPHLFISNPFYQIPNKEMKNNRDWSSVDLERLVGDAIPVTAYEPAGDLARYDHAYTHWNGDPARNHYRVAWRAMAYNVGERTLLPAVIPPGSAHVDGIFDASCDEGASSIIGVGSASSILSDFLIRAVPKSTIRTAAFERLPLPPLDHVLIPSLILRTLRLNCLTNAYADLWAECWDPAFQTDHWTFTDYTHASLGEGAPDWSMATPLRRDADRRQALVEIDALVALMLGIPAEELCTVYRTQFGVLYDYDHGKSTTKYIYDANGRVIPNTVYQAWKKKGDNLSWSDRTATNASGYEYTYDLPFRTYDREEDMTRAYREFERRLAGMDRS